CTCAGGTTAATCTGGTCGAATCATTGTATCCAAATTGCATGCAACATGCGTGGGGTGGGCTGCCACGGGGCTGTACCCGGACGTGGTGAATCACCGTACCGAGGTGCGCTCCGCTGACCCAGTACATATTGCGCAGTTCCTCCGAGCTGTAACGATCCACCGGGATGCACTTGATCAGTACGAAGCCACGGCCGGAGCGAATCTCGACGAGCATCCGCTGCAGGCGCTTGCCGAGCGCAGGTATCTCGAACTCCTCCTTGCCGGAACTGGGCCAGCGGAGCCCCCGTTCCGAAAGTCGCGCCAAGGCTGCATCTTGTTCGAGCACTTCGTTCTCAATGAGACGATCAGTCCACGAGTCGTCGCGAGCATATGTGCTAGCCGGCCAGGCACAACCGGGATCAGGCATTTTTTCGAGCAACAGCACGCGCGCGTCGGCATCGCTGGCTTCGATCGCAGCGCCCCGCGGCAAAGCCGTATCCCACGACGATGACGTCGAACGCTTCGAATGATCTGGCGGCACTGCCGCTCAATTCCGCCGCTGTCAAGTCGCTTTCCTCCAGTGATGAAATGCGAATTACTTCGCGGTCAAGCCTGACTCTTTGATCAGCTCGGAAAATGCGGATATTTCCGTGGCCAGGAACGTGGAAAATCGCGTGGATGGGGCATGACGGGCCTCCATGCCCAGGCTCGCGAACCGTTGCTGGAGGTCACGGTCTTGGAGACTGCGGCCGATATCGCGATCGAGTTTGTCCACGATCGCCTTCGGCGTTGCGCGCGGTACCAGAATTCCCCACCAGATGATTGCTTCGTATCCCGAAACACCGGACTCGGCGATCGTCGCCACATCGGGCAGAAGTGCCGAGCGTTTTGCACTGCCCAGACCCAGAGCGCGCAGTTTTCCGCTGTTCAGGTGCGCGAGGACCGGGCTCACGCTGCTCATGATGAGCGGCACTTGTCCGCTCAGTGTGTCTATGACTGCGGCGCTTGACCCCTTGTACGCCACGTGCGCCATGGAAGTCCCGGTCATCTTCTGCAGCCTTAACATGGCGAGGTGAGTGACGCCTCCAACACCGGAGATCCCGAATTGCAGCTCATTGGAGTTGGGCTTGCCCCTGGCCAGCGAGATAAGCTCCTTTACGGTGCGCGCGGGGAAGGCCGGATGTGCGCAGAGAATAAGCGGCCCATCGCCGAGCAGCGCTACCGGCTGAAAGTCTCTCAGAGAATCGTAGGGCAGCCTGTGGGTTGTTGGATTGATGGCAAAAGTCGTCGAAGCAACGACCATCGTGTGGCCATCGGGCGGCGCCTGCGCGGCCATAGCGGTGCCGATGATGCCATTGGCGCCTACGCGGTTGTCTGCAACGACTTGTTGGCCCCAGAGCATGGAAAGTCTTGCGCCAAGTATGCGGGCGACATTGTCGTTGCTGCCGCCCGTGGTAAAGGGAATGATCAGGCGAACTGGCCGGTTGGGGTAATCGCCTTGCGTTCCGCGCGGTGCGGGCTGAGCAAAGAGCCCGGTGCTGATCGCCCAAAGCAGAGCTGCTGGCAGTGCTCGTACTGTCACTCTCATCGATTCCTCCGTCTACATTGCGTAATCGCGCTTCTCACCTTACGAGTGCTGCACACTGGGCTCAAGCGATCTCGCCGAAAGTAAGCCGAGAGAAGCCAATCAATTTGCCGTCGCCCCCGACTTCCTGATTATCGCGGCCCAGTTGTCCAGCTCGGCTTTGATGAATCCGCCGAACTGCTTGCCTGTCGAAGCGACAACGTTTGCGCCCTGACTTACCAGGATCTTCTTCACGTCCGGCTCGAGGAGTGCGGCGGTGATGTGGGAATGCAGTCGGCGCAGGACCGCGTCCGGAACTCCCGCCGGCGCAAGGAAGCCAAACCAGGTATTCACTTCGTACCCAGGTACGCCTGCTTCGGAAATGGTAGGCGTGTCGGGAGCCGCGGGCGAACGATCGCGCGACGTCACCGCGATCGCGCGCAGCTTGCCTGAAGCTACATGCGGCAAGGCCACGGGCAGGTTGGGAAACATGATGACTACATTGCCGGCAATGGTGTCGACAAGTGCAGCTGCGCTGCCCCGGTAGGGCACGTGCAACATTTCGGAGCTGCACTGCAATTTTGCCGTCATCGTGACGATTCCTCCTCGTATCGGTTGTTCGAGTGATTGTATCCAAATTGCATGCATAGAGACGGGCTGACCGGGCGCGGGGAAATGGGCACGTGGTAGACTCCAGCGCCCCGTTTGCGCACGTAACACGTCTGCTCATGGCAAACCCTCGCAAGAACAGCAGTCAGGACAAGGCTTACAGCCATATCAAGGACGAGATCGTCAGCCTCTCCGCTAAGCCGGGTTCGCCGCTGCGTGCGCAGGAGATTGCGGCCCATCTCGATGTGAGCCGCACGCCCGTGCGCGAGGCGCTCAGCAGGCTTGAGCAGGAAGGGTTCGTCATGCGGCAGGATGGCTGGGGATACGTGGTGCGGCCGATGACGCCGCAGGACATTCTGAATCTGTTCACCGTGCGCGAGTCACTCGAAGTGCAGGCTGCGCTCGAGGCGCTGCCTCATCTGAACGGCGCAGTGCTGTCCGCGCTTGCAGTAAAACTCGAAAAAGCGGCCAGGCTCCTGAAGCAGGAGCGGTACGCGGTGTTTCGCGCCCTGAGCCGCGAATTTCATCTCTCGATTGCCGCCGCGAGCCATAATGAGCTGCTGTATCGGCTGCTGGCGACGGCCCGCGACCGCATTCTGCTCGTTGGGGCGATGCACCAGGACATGCGCTCGAGCCGGGCCCGGGAAGTCCAGGCGGAGAACACCAAGATTCTGAAGGCGCTGCGCTCAGGCGATCCGGAGCTCGTAAAAGATGCGGTGCTCGCGCACATCCGAGCGTCCCGTGCGAGTATCCTGCCTGCCGGAATAGTGAATGCGGTGGACGAGCCCGCGGTGCAGGCTCGCAAACCTGCGGCGAAACGCGCGACGCGCAGGAGACGTTAGCGCTGCGACTGGCGGCGCCTTTCCCGCCGGCCGTGGCCACGGCCATGAGCGCAGAGTCTCGACTCAGCGGGGCGCGCGCGGATGCGATCCTCTGGCGGCTGCGCGCGGATCGTGATACGGCCGGTCGCCGCGAAACTGGAGCCGGTGCAGGACGCGACGCGCGCAAGGATCAAAGGGTTTGCGATGGTGCATGAGGCAGCGGTTGTCCCAGATCAGCACGTCGCCTTTTTTCCATGTGTGCTGCCACGTGAATCGCTCCTGGGCCGCGTGAGCCCACAGCATGTTCAGCAGCGACTCCGATTCATCGAGCGAGAGTCCGCAGACGTAGGCGTTTGGCCTGCGGCCTAGATAGAGCGCGTTACGGCCCGTTTCAGGGTGCGTCCGTACCAGGGGATGGTAGGGCCCCGGCGCGGTGATCGGATCGGACGCGGGCTGGAAGCCCCTGCGCAGTTCGCCCGCGCTGTTGTAAGTCGTGTCGTGCTTGACCGTAAGCGTCGACAGTCTCGTCTTGAGGTCTGCCGACAGGTTGTCATATGCCATGTACATGTTCGCGAATGCGGTCTCGCCGCCGGAATCCGGAAGCTCCACCGCGTACAGCAGACTGTAGCTGAGCGGCGTCTCGCGATAGGAGTTGTCCGAGTGCCACACCACTTCGGCATCTCCGAGCACGCCGATGGGCACGCCATCTTCCTTGACGTTCGACACGATGAGCATTTCTTCGTGCTCGCGCTCTTTCTGATTATTGGTATAGCCGAGCGGCGCATTGTCGAGCGCGTGAAGCTGCCGACCGAAAGCGATCAGCTCAGGATCGGTTAGATCCTGGCCGCGAAACAACAGCACCATATGATCCAGCAGTCCCTTGCGGATCGCGTCGAAATCTTGTTCATCGGGCCTGGCCAGGCTGCCGCAGTGGACTTGCGCTCCGAGCACCGGCGAGAGCGGGACGAAGGACAGTGTCTGCGCGCTTGTGCGCTCGGTGATCAAGGTTGTCTCTATCATCGATCTGCCTCCCTTAATTTGGCTTGATCTTCGCAAATCGCACGACGTCTGCCATGCGCGCCGTTTCTTCCCTGATCTTCGCGCGGAACTGCTCGGGCGTCGACGGCGTAACCGCCGCCCCGCGGGCACTGATGCGCTGCTTCATGTCTGCCGATGCGAGAATCTTCACGACTTCCGAGTTCAGGCGCGCGAGCGCGTCTTCCGGCGTGCCGGCGGGCGCGAGCAGGCCGTTCCAGGTCGTACTCTCGTATCCGGGCACGCCCGCCTCGGCGACCGTCGGCACGTCCGGGATCACCGGCGAGCGCTCTCTAGTCGTGACTGCGATCGCGCGAACCCGGCCTGCTTCGACCATAGGCACCGTTGTGACGAGGTTGTTGAACAGCACGGTGATGTTGCCGGCTGCGAGATCGGTGAGGGCGGGAGCTGCGCTCTTGTAAGGCACGTGAATCATCGATGTTTTCGTCAGCATCTTGAAAAGCTCGCCGCTGATGTGGCCGAATCCGCCCAGACCGGAAGAGCCGAAAGTGAGCTCGCCCGGCCGCGCCTTGGCGAGCCTTATCAGCTCGGGAACCGACTTCGCCGGCAGCGTCGGGGTCACCACAAGCAGGGCCGCTGAGGATATGAGCAGCGA
This genomic window from Betaproteobacteria bacterium contains:
- a CDS encoding tripartite tricarboxylate transporter substrate binding protein; translation: MRVTVRALPAALLWAISTGLFAQPAPRGTQGDYPNRPVRLIIPFTTGGSNDNVARILGARLSMLWGQQVVADNRVGANGIIGTAMAAQAPPDGHTMVVASTTFAINPTTHRLPYDSLRDFQPVALLGDGPLILCAHPAFPARTVKELISLARGKPNSNELQFGISGVGGVTHLAMLRLQKMTGTSMAHVAYKGSSAAVIDTLSGQVPLIMSSVSPVLAHLNSGKLRALGLGSAKRSALLPDVATIAESGVSGYEAIIWWGILVPRATPKAIVDKLDRDIGRSLQDRDLQQRFASLGMEARHAPSTRFSTFLATEISAFSELIKESGLTAK
- a CDS encoding GntR family transcriptional regulator encodes the protein MANPRKNSSQDKAYSHIKDEIVSLSAKPGSPLRAQEIAAHLDVSRTPVREALSRLEQEGFVMRQDGWGYVVRPMTPQDILNLFTVRESLEVQAALEALPHLNGAVLSALAVKLEKAARLLKQERYAVFRALSREFHLSIAAASHNELLYRLLATARDRILLVGAMHQDMRSSRAREVQAENTKILKALRSGDPELVKDAVLAHIRASRASILPAGIVNAVDEPAVQARKPAAKRATRRRR
- a CDS encoding TauD/TfdA family dioxygenase, whose translation is MIETTLITERTSAQTLSFVPLSPVLGAQVHCGSLARPDEQDFDAIRKGLLDHMVLLFRGQDLTDPELIAFGRQLHALDNAPLGYTNNQKEREHEEMLIVSNVKEDGVPIGVLGDAEVVWHSDNSYRETPLSYSLLYAVELPDSGGETAFANMYMAYDNLSADLKTRLSTLTVKHDTTYNSAGELRRGFQPASDPITAPGPYHPLVRTHPETGRNALYLGRRPNAYVCGLSLDESESLLNMLWAHAAQERFTWQHTWKKGDVLIWDNRCLMHHRKPFDPCARRVLHRLQFRGDRPYHDPRAAARGSHPRAPR
- a CDS encoding tripartite tricarboxylate transporter substrate binding protein produces the protein MAVRQLRYRVFISTVALLAAGQVSAQTYPVKPVRFIVPYTAGGPSDVLARLLGTGLTEALRKQVIVDNRGGANGNIGMQAAATAPPDGHTIVLSTGFTLTVNPHIYRLPYDIERDFAPISLLISSAALLVVTPTLPAKSVPELIRLAKARPGELTFGSSGLGGFGHISGELFKMLTKTSMIHVPYKSAAPALTDLAAGNITVLFNNLVTTVPMVEAGRVRAIAVTTRERSPVIPDVPTVAEAGVPGYESTTWNGLLAPAGTPEDALARLNSEVVKILASADMKQRISARGAAVTPSTPEQFRAKIREETARMADVVRFAKIKPN